The proteins below are encoded in one region of Microbispora sp. NBC_01189:
- a CDS encoding acyl-CoA dehydrogenase → MAIGLNEEHEALRESVSGWAERAVPADVVRRVVGVLAQPGAQPEAQPEAQPEAQPGGSGAETGAEAGAEAGAGERPAFWPALAGQGLLGLHLPEEYGGSGYGLLEAAVAIEALSERMTPGPMVPTILASAAILASETKARAHLLPGLADGSLIGALALNSEINSEREEGGLTITGTAAHVLGAGTADVLVLPVATDTGEEWVAIDAVRATVTGVRPLDLTRGVAMVEVSGLEVPAERVLTGLTRNEVLAAAAIVLGADAAGVAAWCVAAAADYAKVRVQFGRPIGQFQGVKHKISRMLVALEQARATVWDATRAEGAERDHAAAIAAVMAPDAAVQCARDAIQTFGGIGYTFEHDAHLYYRRALTIRALLGASSEWSDRVAALALKGVTREMEIDLPEESRPLRAAIREELAGIAALEGAAQKRALAKAGFVMPHLPRPWGRAASPLEQVLIHQEVRAAGIRPPQMIIGAWVVPSLVTYGTPEQQERFLPPTLSGELVWCQLFSEPEAGSDLASLQMKAEKVEGGWRLDGQKIWTSVAHVAEWGICIARSDTSRPKHDGITYFLVDMKAPGVTVRPLTEMTGENLFNEVFLDDVFVPDGMVVGEVNNGWRVARNTLSNERVSLSSGSGGTGASVPDLLGLVGRLGRELTPAERQGLAAVVCEAHSINALALRVTLRQLAGEEPGADASVRKLLSTAHAQHVSETAVSLIGPAAVTAADWRLGDAGCWNRAVLATRAMTIYGGTTEVQLNIIAERLLGLPRDPEPGR, encoded by the coding sequence ATGGCGATCGGGCTGAACGAGGAGCACGAGGCGCTCCGTGAGTCGGTGTCCGGATGGGCCGAGCGGGCCGTTCCCGCCGACGTCGTACGGCGAGTGGTCGGCGTCCTCGCCCAGCCGGGAGCACAGCCGGAAGCCCAGCCGGAAGCCCAGCCGGAAGCACAGCCGGGAGGCAGCGGCGCGGAGACAGGCGCAGAGGCAGGCGCAGAGGCAGGCGCAGGGGAGCGCCCAGCCTTCTGGCCTGCCCTCGCCGGCCAGGGACTGCTCGGGCTGCACCTGCCCGAGGAGTACGGCGGATCCGGGTACGGCCTGCTGGAAGCGGCGGTGGCGATCGAAGCCCTGTCGGAGCGGATGACGCCCGGCCCGATGGTGCCCACCATCCTCGCCAGTGCCGCCATCCTCGCCTCCGAAACGAAAGCGCGGGCGCATCTGCTGCCCGGGCTCGCGGACGGTTCCCTGATCGGCGCATTGGCCCTCAACAGCGAGATCAACAGCGAGCGTGAGGAGGGCGGGCTCACGATCACTGGAACCGCCGCGCACGTCCTCGGCGCGGGGACGGCCGACGTGCTGGTGCTCCCGGTGGCCACGGACACCGGGGAGGAGTGGGTGGCGATCGACGCCGTCCGGGCGACGGTCACGGGGGTCCGGCCGCTCGACCTCACCCGCGGCGTGGCCATGGTCGAGGTGTCCGGTCTCGAGGTGCCCGCCGAGCGCGTGCTGACCGGCCTGACCAGGAACGAGGTGCTCGCCGCGGCCGCGATCGTCCTCGGCGCGGACGCGGCGGGGGTGGCCGCCTGGTGCGTGGCCGCCGCGGCCGACTATGCGAAGGTGCGGGTGCAGTTCGGCCGGCCGATCGGCCAGTTCCAGGGCGTCAAGCACAAGATCTCCCGCATGCTGGTGGCGCTGGAGCAGGCCCGCGCCACGGTCTGGGACGCCACCCGGGCCGAAGGCGCGGAGCGCGACCACGCCGCCGCGATCGCGGCCGTCATGGCGCCCGACGCCGCCGTGCAGTGCGCCAGGGACGCGATCCAGACCTTCGGCGGCATCGGCTACACCTTCGAACACGACGCGCACCTGTACTACCGCCGCGCGCTGACGATCCGCGCGCTGCTCGGCGCCTCCTCCGAGTGGTCCGATCGGGTGGCCGCGCTGGCGCTGAAGGGCGTCACCCGGGAGATGGAGATCGACCTGCCCGAGGAGTCGCGGCCGTTGCGCGCGGCGATCCGCGAGGAACTGGCCGGGATCGCCGCGCTGGAGGGCGCGGCGCAGAAGAGGGCCCTCGCGAAGGCCGGGTTCGTCATGCCGCATCTGCCCCGGCCCTGGGGACGCGCGGCCTCCCCGCTGGAGCAGGTGCTCATCCACCAGGAGGTCAGGGCGGCCGGGATCAGGCCGCCGCAGATGATCATCGGTGCGTGGGTAGTGCCGTCGCTGGTCACGTACGGCACGCCGGAGCAGCAGGAGCGCTTCCTGCCGCCCACGCTGAGCGGTGAGCTCGTCTGGTGCCAGCTGTTCTCCGAGCCCGAGGCGGGCTCCGACCTCGCCTCGCTGCAGATGAAGGCGGAGAAGGTCGAGGGAGGCTGGCGGCTCGACGGCCAGAAGATCTGGACCTCGGTCGCGCACGTCGCCGAGTGGGGCATCTGCATCGCGAGGTCCGACACCTCCAGGCCCAAGCACGACGGCATCACCTACTTCCTGGTGGACATGAAGGCGCCCGGCGTCACCGTGCGGCCGCTGACCGAGATGACCGGGGAGAACCTGTTCAACGAGGTGTTCCTCGACGACGTCTTCGTCCCCGACGGGATGGTCGTCGGCGAGGTGAACAACGGCTGGCGGGTGGCCAGGAACACGTTGTCGAACGAGCGGGTCAGTCTGTCGTCCGGCTCGGGCGGCACCGGGGCGTCGGTGCCCGACCTGCTCGGCCTGGTGGGCCGGCTCGGCCGCGAGCTCACCCCCGCCGAACGGCAGGGCCTCGCCGCGGTCGTCTGCGAGGCGCACTCCATCAACGCGCTGGCGCTGCGGGTGACCCTCAGACAGCTCGCCGGCGAGGAGCCGGGCGCCGACGCCTCGGTGCGCAAGCTGCTGTCCACCGCGCACGCCCAGCACGTGTCGGAGACGGCGGTCTCCCTGATCGGCCCGGCCGCCGTCACCGCCGCCGACTGGAGGCTCGGCGACGCCGGCTGCTGGAACCGGGCCGTGCTCGCCACCCGCGCGATGACGATTTACGGTGGCACGACCGAGGTGCAGCTGAACATCATCGCCGAGCGCCTGCTCGGCCTGCCCCGCGACCCCGAGCCGGGCAGGTAG
- a CDS encoding glycosyltransferase, which translates to MPPPKGSPLLEIVIPARNEEARIAKGLSELCAKLAALPYPARIVVVDNASTDATPDVVRALPSRTTPIRLIRCETRGKGAAVRAGLLATTAPLVGFCDVDMATDLSALDTVVRLLVAGQPAVIGSRAAPGSVVEARHSRVRRLGARVFRALARRVTGPIGDTQCGFKFFHGDLARRAARRLRTTGFAFDVELLAHVHLLGAGVREIPVTWRDVGGSTFSCWRHSWGVFLQIAVIWVRTRSGGRAARPRLALASTRPFAEPLSPDHTPPVTA; encoded by the coding sequence ATGCCCCCGCCGAAGGGCTCTCCCCTGCTGGAGATCGTGATTCCCGCCCGCAACGAGGAGGCGCGGATCGCCAAAGGGCTGTCGGAGCTGTGCGCGAAACTCGCCGCGCTGCCGTATCCCGCGCGGATCGTCGTCGTGGACAACGCCAGCACGGACGCCACGCCGGACGTCGTGCGCGCGCTGCCCTCGCGTACGACGCCTATCCGGCTGATCCGCTGTGAGACGCGCGGCAAGGGGGCGGCGGTCCGGGCCGGGCTACTCGCCACCACCGCACCTCTCGTCGGGTTCTGCGACGTGGATATGGCCACCGACCTCTCCGCACTCGACACGGTGGTCCGGCTGCTCGTCGCCGGGCAGCCCGCGGTCATCGGCTCCCGCGCCGCGCCGGGCTCGGTCGTCGAGGCGCGGCACAGCCGGGTGCGCAGGCTGGGCGCCCGGGTCTTCCGCGCCCTGGCCCGCCGGGTCACCGGCCCGATCGGCGACACCCAGTGCGGGTTCAAGTTCTTCCACGGCGACCTCGCCCGCCGGGCCGCCCGGCGCCTGCGCACGACCGGGTTCGCCTTCGACGTGGAACTGCTGGCCCACGTGCACCTGCTCGGGGCCGGCGTACGGGAGATTCCGGTGACCTGGAGGGACGTCGGCGGCTCGACGTTCTCGTGCTGGCGGCACAGCTGGGGGGTCTTCCTGCAGATCGCGGTCATCTGGGTCAGGACGCGCTCCGGCGGCCGGGCGGCCCGTCCCCGCCTCGCCCTGGCCTCCACCCGCCCGTTCGCCGAACCCCTGTCACCCGATCACACGCCGCCCGTCACCGCCTGA
- a CDS encoding glycosyltransferase family 4 protein, producing the protein MNGPNAVPPRLSGLRVALVNWRDPWHERAGGAEAYAWEIGRRLAEWGADLTFVTARGPGQAAAETVAGVRIVRGGGTFTVYARAAASLWRRRRAFDVVIDCQNGIPFFTPLLVPREVRVLCVVHHVHDAQFGVHFPGWLARLGRFLEGPVARRVYRRRLCVAVSPSTVAAMRCRLAWTGPITVVPNGGHPPRQARHERTERPSLVCVGRMVPHKRMELVVGLAETLRAEWPGLTVDLVGRGPELGRLTALVAERGLTHVVRLHGHVPEEEKERLVGRAWAHLSASQGEGWGLSVLEAAALGVPTVAFDVDGLRDAVRDGRTGWLAGESTGEGTAEGTAEGTAEGTGEGRSLAKVTSEALTLLSDPARAAETARECRAWAAGFTWDRSAAMFAGLLPDAPRKGR; encoded by the coding sequence GTGAACGGACCGAACGCCGTGCCGCCGCGACTGTCCGGCCTGCGCGTCGCCCTGGTCAACTGGCGTGATCCCTGGCACGAGCGGGCCGGGGGCGCCGAGGCGTACGCCTGGGAGATCGGCAGGCGGCTCGCGGAGTGGGGGGCGGACCTCACGTTCGTCACCGCGCGCGGACCCGGGCAGGCGGCCGCCGAGACCGTGGCGGGGGTCAGGATCGTCCGCGGTGGCGGCACCTTCACCGTGTACGCCCGCGCGGCGGCCTCGCTGTGGCGTCGCCGCCGCGCGTTCGACGTGGTGATCGACTGCCAGAACGGGATCCCGTTCTTCACCCCGCTGCTCGTGCCGCGGGAGGTGCGGGTGCTGTGCGTCGTCCACCACGTCCACGACGCGCAGTTCGGCGTGCACTTCCCGGGCTGGCTCGCCCGGCTGGGCCGGTTCCTCGAAGGCCCGGTGGCCCGCCGGGTCTACCGGCGGCGCCTCTGCGTGGCGGTCTCCCCGTCCACCGTCGCGGCCATGCGGTGCAGGCTCGCCTGGACGGGGCCGATCACCGTCGTGCCCAACGGCGGGCACCCGCCCCGGCAGGCCCGTCACGAACGGACCGAGCGGCCCTCCCTCGTCTGCGTGGGGCGGATGGTGCCCCACAAGCGGATGGAACTCGTCGTCGGCCTCGCCGAGACGCTGCGCGCGGAATGGCCGGGTCTCACCGTCGACCTGGTCGGCCGCGGCCCCGAACTCGGACGCCTCACCGCCCTGGTGGCCGAGCGCGGGCTCACCCACGTCGTACGGCTCCACGGGCACGTCCCGGAGGAGGAGAAGGAACGGCTCGTCGGCCGAGCTTGGGCGCATCTGTCCGCGTCCCAGGGCGAGGGCTGGGGGCTGAGCGTGCTGGAGGCGGCGGCGCTCGGCGTGCCGACCGTCGCCTTCGACGTCGACGGCCTGCGCGACGCCGTACGCGACGGGCGTACGGGCTGGCTGGCCGGGGAGAGCACGGGCGAGGGCACGGCGGAGGGCACGGCGGAGGGCACGGCGGAGGGCACGGGGGAGGGCCGGTCGCTCGCGAAGGTGACGTCGGAGGCGCTCACGCTGCTGTCCGACCCCGCGCGGGCGGCCGAGACCGCGCGGGAGTGCCGCGCCTGGGCGGCCGGGTTCACCTGGGACCGCAGCGCCGCGATGTTCGCCGGGCTCCTTCCGGACGCGCCCCGGAAGGGCCGATGA
- a CDS encoding acyltransferase: MTATQAGLGTPAGPVPGDGGRLNSLDGIRAVAALLVLALHVASATGEMYGDSEFSWLVAHGDVGVAIFFVLSGLLLYHPWAAALFGSGRRPGTRVYLWRRALRVLPAYWVAVTAGLVAFHSARLGSVRTWVEWLGLLSIYDPDPWWTGTGPEGLYQMWTLPVEATFYLALPLIGAGVAFLAARGGGDANRRGARALLALAFLGSVSFAYIALTFWPNWKPMMGLHLPRYLLWFALGMAVSLLAAWAKARPAGRAGVLCRTLGSSAGACWLISALTFVVASTELTGPRTLSGDTFWASCFKTALYGVTAVFLVAPLALSDGRPSFADRALGNPVTRFLGRVSYSLFLWHVLVIAVLYRLADMKPLTGGFWPVLLVVVPVSVLVATLSHFLVEEPARRLGRRLGPGRPLGPGRSERDQQRRDNGQAE; encoded by the coding sequence TTGACCGCCACACAGGCCGGCCTCGGCACGCCGGCGGGACCGGTTCCCGGCGACGGCGGTCGTCTGAACTCCCTCGACGGCATCCGGGCGGTCGCCGCTCTGCTCGTGCTGGCGCTGCACGTCGCCTCGGCGACCGGGGAGATGTACGGCGACTCGGAGTTCTCCTGGCTCGTCGCCCACGGCGACGTGGGCGTGGCGATCTTCTTCGTGCTCTCCGGCCTGCTTCTCTACCATCCCTGGGCGGCCGCCCTCTTCGGCTCGGGCCGACGCCCCGGCACCCGCGTCTACCTGTGGCGGCGTGCGCTCCGCGTGCTTCCGGCCTACTGGGTGGCGGTGACCGCCGGGCTCGTCGCGTTCCACTCCGCGCGGCTGGGCTCGGTGCGGACGTGGGTCGAATGGCTCGGCCTGCTCTCGATCTACGATCCCGACCCGTGGTGGACCGGAACCGGCCCCGAGGGGCTCTACCAGATGTGGACCCTCCCGGTGGAGGCGACCTTCTATCTGGCGCTTCCGCTGATCGGCGCGGGAGTCGCGTTCCTCGCGGCACGCGGTGGCGGTGACGCGAACCGGAGGGGTGCTCGCGCCCTGCTCGCGCTCGCCTTCCTCGGCTCGGTCTCGTTCGCCTACATCGCCCTGACCTTCTGGCCCAACTGGAAGCCGATGATGGGCCTGCACCTGCCGCGCTACCTGCTGTGGTTCGCCCTGGGCATGGCCGTCTCCCTGCTCGCCGCCTGGGCGAAGGCGCGGCCGGCCGGCCGGGCCGGCGTGCTGTGCCGCACGCTGGGCTCCTCCGCCGGCGCCTGCTGGCTGATCTCCGCGCTGACCTTCGTCGTCGCGAGCACCGAACTGACCGGCCCCAGGACCCTGAGCGGGGACACGTTCTGGGCCTCGTGCTTCAAGACCGCGCTGTACGGCGTCACGGCGGTCTTCCTCGTCGCGCCCCTGGCCCTCTCGGACGGCCGGCCGAGCTTCGCCGACCGGGCCCTCGGCAACCCGGTGACGCGCTTCCTCGGCCGCGTCTCCTACAGCCTGTTCCTGTGGCACGTGCTGGTGATCGCGGTCCTCTACCGGCTGGCGGACATGAAGCCCCTAACGGGCGGGTTCTGGCCCGTGCTGCTCGTGGTCGTGCCCGTCTCGGTCCTGGTCGCCACCCTGAGCCACTTCCTCGTCGAGGAGCCCGCCCGGCGGCTCGGCCGGCGTCTCGGTCCCGGCCGACCTCTTGGCCCCGGCCGCAGCGAGCGCGACCAGCAGCGCCGCGACAACGGGCAGGCAGAGTAA
- a CDS encoding DUF3068 domain-containing protein: protein MRRTGGLVLLALGVFFVVLAPLLRFWAADRLVHAPANQDSTTELSAPNARYFSVADMKVLTGNLAITVTTRGDTEESAGDHVVWDQFTNVNDVTNERRGISFSLFRSAFNKYDGTGVNCCQVNVDKTPVRLQGQIFLFPFGVQKTTYSVYNPAVRQAFPAEFAGEEVLDGLRVYRFVQEIPPTVTDTLKVPATVLGMKGKGDKQADRVYDGTTTFWVEPETGLPVKQEQKRHEVLKTEDGVERTPALVGTATYTPETVGSLVRTARDNMNQITLLKTTIPLVSLIVGLALLLVGAWLMRPERPQYLDQAS, encoded by the coding sequence ATGAGACGGACCGGTGGACTCGTTCTCCTCGCGCTGGGGGTGTTCTTCGTCGTGCTGGCTCCGCTTCTCCGCTTCTGGGCGGCGGACCGGCTCGTGCACGCGCCCGCGAACCAGGACAGCACGACCGAGCTGAGCGCGCCGAACGCCCGCTACTTCAGCGTCGCCGACATGAAGGTCCTCACCGGGAACCTCGCCATCACCGTGACGACCCGTGGCGACACGGAGGAGTCGGCCGGCGACCACGTCGTGTGGGACCAGTTCACCAACGTCAACGACGTCACCAACGAACGCCGCGGCATCTCCTTCAGCCTGTTCCGCAGTGCCTTCAACAAGTACGACGGCACCGGGGTGAACTGCTGCCAGGTCAACGTGGACAAGACGCCGGTGCGGCTGCAGGGGCAGATCTTCCTGTTCCCCTTCGGGGTCCAGAAGACGACCTATTCGGTCTACAACCCCGCCGTCAGGCAGGCCTTCCCGGCGGAGTTCGCCGGTGAGGAGGTGCTGGACGGCCTGCGGGTCTACCGGTTCGTGCAGGAGATCCCCCCGACGGTCACCGACACGCTCAAGGTGCCCGCCACCGTGCTCGGGATGAAGGGGAAGGGGGACAAGCAGGCCGACCGCGTGTACGACGGCACGACCACCTTCTGGGTCGAGCCCGAAACCGGCCTGCCGGTCAAGCAGGAGCAGAAGCGCCACGAGGTGCTGAAGACGGAGGACGGCGTCGAGCGCACGCCCGCCCTGGTCGGCACCGCGACCTACACCCCGGAGACGGTCGGCTCGCTCGTCCGCACGGCCAGGGACAACATGAACCAGATCACGCTGCTGAAGACCACGATCCCGCTGGTCTCGTTGATCGTCGGTCTCGCGCTCCTCCTCGTCGGCGCCTGGCTGATGCGACCGGAGCGGCCCCAGTATCTGGATCAGGCATCGTGA
- a CDS encoding aspartate/glutamate racemase family protein — protein MRHLGVLAHSTGGAALCFLTFCEEGFHRTGRNEHPDITLDYIAFGYSMPAWEAGDHATIRATLATSADRLARAGADFFVCPDNTAHMALEVPGPDLPLPGLHIAEVVADQAAAEGRTRVGILGTKYTMDGPLYPRALAARGIAAELPDAGDRDLVNEVVFTELVNGVISEASRREYLRVIDRLAGRGCDAVALVCTEIPLLITPEVSPLPTLDSTRLLARAAYDVSVGERAMPVWRGGPR, from the coding sequence GTGAGACATCTCGGCGTTCTCGCGCACAGCACGGGAGGAGCGGCCCTCTGCTTCCTCACGTTCTGCGAGGAGGGTTTCCACCGGACCGGCCGCAACGAGCATCCCGACATCACCCTGGACTACATCGCCTTCGGGTACAGCATGCCCGCCTGGGAGGCGGGGGACCACGCGACCATCCGGGCCACCCTGGCCACGAGCGCCGATCGGCTCGCGCGGGCCGGCGCCGACTTCTTCGTCTGCCCGGACAACACCGCCCACATGGCCCTGGAGGTGCCGGGGCCGGACCTCCCGCTGCCGGGCCTGCACATCGCCGAGGTCGTCGCGGACCAGGCGGCGGCGGAGGGGCGCACCCGGGTCGGCATCCTCGGCACCAAATACACGATGGACGGCCCGCTGTATCCCCGTGCGCTCGCCGCCCGCGGGATCGCCGCCGAACTTCCGGACGCCGGTGACCGCGACCTCGTCAACGAGGTCGTCTTCACGGAACTGGTGAACGGGGTGATCAGCGAGGCGTCGCGCCGGGAGTACCTCCGGGTCATCGACCGGCTGGCCGGTCGCGGCTGCGACGCCGTCGCCCTCGTCTGCACCGAGATCCCGTTGCTGATCACGCCCGAGGTCTCCCCCCTGCCGACCCTGGACTCGACCCGTCTGCTGGCCCGTGCGGCGTACGACGTCTCCGTCGGCGAGCGGGCGATGCCGGTCTGGCGCGGCGGCCCTCGGTGA
- a CDS encoding S1 family peptidase, whose translation MLRRRTVIAGCALVVTALATVATPALAEPSNSSASSTSTPSPGMIEAMQRDLGLSAGQADTRLANEAKAMNTDAKVRATLGEAYAGSWVSGVTSDSLIVATTDASKAGAILSAGAQPTIVARNLAALDATEAALDKAAAGAPASAASLWYVDVRTNSVVVLASDTAAAERLVAASGADKSAVRVERSSEAPQTFYDVRGGDAYYIGSSARCSIGFSVRKGSTPGFVDAGHCATVGSTVYGYNNVLMGTFQGYSFPGHDYSWAAVNSNWTVRPWVNNYSGGNVTVSGSSVAAVGSSICRSGSTTGWHCGTVQQLNASVRYSQGTVSGLTRTNVCAEPGDSGGSFISGSQAQGVTSGGSGNCSSGGTTYFQPVNPILSAYGLTLVTG comes from the coding sequence ATGCTCCGCAGACGCACGGTAATCGCCGGATGCGCCCTGGTCGTCACGGCCCTCGCCACGGTCGCCACCCCCGCCCTGGCCGAGCCGAGCAACTCCTCCGCCTCTTCCACCAGCACGCCGTCGCCCGGAATGATCGAGGCGATGCAGCGCGACCTCGGGCTCAGCGCCGGCCAGGCCGACACCCGTCTGGCCAACGAGGCCAAGGCCATGAACACCGACGCCAAGGTCCGGGCCACGCTCGGCGAGGCCTACGCCGGATCCTGGGTCTCCGGCGTCACCTCCGACAGCCTGATCGTCGCCACCACCGACGCGTCGAAGGCGGGTGCCATCCTGTCCGCGGGCGCGCAGCCGACGATCGTCGCCCGCAACCTGGCCGCCCTCGACGCCACCGAGGCCGCGCTGGACAAGGCCGCCGCCGGAGCGCCCGCCTCCGCCGCGTCCCTCTGGTACGTCGACGTGCGCACCAACAGCGTGGTCGTGCTGGCCTCCGACACCGCCGCGGCCGAGAGGCTCGTCGCGGCCAGCGGCGCCGACAAGTCGGCCGTACGCGTCGAGCGGTCGAGCGAGGCGCCGCAGACCTTCTACGACGTCCGCGGCGGCGACGCCTACTACATCGGCAGCTCGGCCCGCTGCTCGATCGGCTTCTCCGTCCGCAAGGGCAGCACGCCCGGGTTCGTCGACGCCGGGCACTGCGCCACCGTCGGAAGCACCGTGTACGGCTACAACAACGTCCTCATGGGCACCTTCCAGGGCTACTCGTTCCCCGGCCACGACTACTCTTGGGCCGCGGTCAACAGCAACTGGACCGTCAGGCCCTGGGTCAACAACTACAGCGGCGGCAACGTCACCGTGAGCGGCTCGTCCGTGGCCGCCGTCGGGTCCTCGATCTGCCGGTCCGGCTCGACCACCGGCTGGCACTGCGGCACCGTCCAGCAGCTCAACGCCAGCGTCCGCTACTCGCAGGGCACGGTCAGCGGGCTGACCCGCACCAACGTCTGCGCCGAGCCCGGCGACTCCGGCGGCTCGTTCATCTCGGGCAGCCAGGCCCAGGGCGTGACCTCCGGCGGCTCCGGCAACTGCTCCAGCGGCGGCACCACCTACTTCCAGCCCGTCAACCCGATCCTCTCCGCCTACGGCCTCACCCTGGTCACCGGCTGA
- a CDS encoding LysR family transcriptional regulator, which produces MDLEIRHLRIVHAVAEAGSVTKAATRLGLAQPSLTAQLKRIERSLGGPLFERDRNGARPTPLGEMVLARARVLLPAVRDLQEDAVRFANTSVKLPGYRLGATHGPILGGLVERLTAVQPGIPISTRTSWSADELTGLAVAGRLDFVLLGRCGDSPPPAADAMSWTTVGMDPVFVLLGEDHPLAGEKELALSRLADERWVVAPGDGCFSDCFATACSRAGFVPEPIYETDVGTCLHLVGVGKAVALCQATFQLTSGLVMMPLAGAPLGWRHLLGWHSGSIGARAAPVLAAHARAAYADAVRRSARYADWLVTNPDYGAMP; this is translated from the coding sequence ATGGATCTGGAGATCCGCCACCTCAGGATCGTGCACGCGGTAGCCGAAGCCGGGAGCGTCACGAAGGCGGCCACCCGGCTCGGCCTCGCCCAACCGTCCCTCACCGCCCAGCTCAAACGCATCGAACGCTCGCTCGGCGGGCCGCTGTTCGAACGCGACCGCAACGGCGCCCGCCCCACTCCCCTCGGTGAGATGGTGCTGGCCCGCGCGCGGGTGCTGCTGCCCGCCGTACGCGACCTCCAGGAGGACGCCGTACGGTTCGCCAACACGTCGGTCAAGCTGCCCGGCTACCGGCTCGGCGCCACGCACGGCCCCATACTCGGCGGGCTCGTCGAGCGGCTGACCGCGGTGCAGCCCGGAATCCCGATCAGCACCCGCACCTCATGGTCGGCGGACGAGCTGACCGGGCTGGCCGTGGCCGGGCGGCTCGACTTCGTGCTCCTCGGCAGGTGCGGCGACAGCCCTCCGCCCGCGGCCGACGCGATGAGCTGGACCACGGTGGGCATGGACCCGGTCTTCGTGCTCCTGGGCGAGGACCACCCCCTCGCCGGGGAGAAGGAACTGGCGCTGTCCCGCCTCGCCGACGAGCGCTGGGTGGTGGCCCCCGGCGACGGATGCTTCTCCGACTGCTTCGCCACCGCCTGCTCGCGCGCCGGGTTCGTACCCGAGCCCATCTACGAGACGGACGTGGGCACCTGCCTGCACCTGGTCGGCGTCGGCAAGGCCGTCGCCCTGTGCCAGGCCACGTTCCAGCTCACGTCCGGGCTCGTGATGATGCCGCTGGCCGGGGCGCCGCTGGGCTGGCGGCACCTGCTCGGCTGGCACTCGGGCTCGATCGGCGCGCGGGCCGCGCCGGTGCTGGCGGCCCACGCACGGGCCGCGTACGCTGACGCCGTCAGGCGCAGCGCGCGCTACGCGGACTGGCTCGTCACTAATCCTGACTACGGCGCCATGCCGTGA
- a CDS encoding damage-control phosphatase ARMT1 family protein, translated as MSQDLDDARDETPVAAPILGNVPGSYALSVFRERHPVLIKQVREALPYTPDRRRALDRLLGEVERDVMEPLEPSAHDGAAWAEWGRGKIGGRWVDAPFLWAESYFYRKLLEATGYFGDGPWRGVDPFGPLKQAELDGPDVDGELAALDETAALSPDERAEALLLGSLWGNRADLSHAVTAAGGHKRAEGLVVDDGPLLRALLGDLAPARICLVADNAGRELLPDLVLADHLLAHGLASEVALHVKPAPYFVSDATPSDVLACLRRLAAAPGRAGEAGARLWAATEDGRLTPRAHPFACAPLPYADMPDDLRGEFAAANLTIMKGDLNYRRLTGDRMWPPATPFAEVTGYFPGPVVALRTLKSDALVGVPERTMAELDATGRSWRTSGTHAMIQGSRGLPLIARASPRC; from the coding sequence ATGAGCCAGGATCTGGACGATGCCCGGGACGAGACGCCGGTCGCCGCGCCGATCCTCGGCAACGTCCCGGGTTCGTACGCGCTGAGCGTGTTCCGGGAGCGGCATCCAGTGCTGATCAAGCAGGTCAGGGAGGCGTTGCCGTACACGCCGGACCGGCGGCGCGCGCTCGACCGGCTCCTCGGCGAGGTCGAGCGCGACGTCATGGAGCCGCTGGAGCCGTCCGCGCACGACGGCGCCGCCTGGGCCGAGTGGGGCCGCGGCAAGATCGGCGGACGCTGGGTCGACGCGCCGTTCCTGTGGGCCGAGAGCTACTTCTACCGGAAGCTGCTGGAGGCCACCGGATACTTCGGCGACGGCCCGTGGCGGGGAGTCGATCCGTTCGGTCCCCTGAAGCAGGCCGAGCTCGACGGGCCGGACGTGGACGGAGAGCTCGCCGCGCTCGACGAGACCGCCGCGCTGTCCCCGGACGAGCGGGCCGAGGCGCTCCTGCTCGGCTCACTCTGGGGCAACCGCGCGGACCTGTCCCACGCTGTCACCGCGGCGGGCGGCCACAAGCGCGCCGAGGGTCTGGTCGTGGACGACGGCCCGCTGCTGCGGGCGCTGCTCGGCGATCTGGCTCCGGCGCGGATCTGCCTGGTCGCTGACAACGCGGGGCGGGAACTGCTGCCCGATCTCGTGCTGGCCGACCACCTCCTCGCCCACGGCCTGGCGAGCGAGGTCGCGCTGCACGTCAAGCCGGCTCCCTACTTCGTGTCCGACGCCACGCCGTCCGACGTGCTCGCGTGCCTGCGGCGGCTCGCCGCGGCCCCCGGCCGGGCGGGGGAGGCCGGCGCCCGGCTCTGGGCGGCGACGGAGGACGGACGGCTCACGCCGCGGGCGCATCCGTTCGCGTGCGCCCCGCTGCCGTACGCGGACATGCCGGACGACCTGCGCGGCGAGTTCGCGGCGGCCAACCTCACGATCATGAAGGGTGACCTGAACTACCGCAGGCTGACCGGCGACCGGATGTGGCCCCCGGCCACCCCGTTCGCCGAGGTCACCGGCTACTTCCCCGGGCCGGTCGTCGCGCTCCGCACGCTGAAGTCGGACGCGCTCGTCGGCGTGCCCGAGCGCACCATGGCAGAACTGGACGCGACCGGCCGCTCCTGGCGCACCAGCGGCACCCACGCCATGATCCAGGGCAGCCGCGGTCTGCCTCTCATCGCCCGCGCTTCGCCTCGGTGTTGA